One Janthinobacterium sp. TB1-E2 genomic region harbors:
- a CDS encoding potassium transporter Kup: MTSEHKKSGLAGMTLAAVGIVYGDIGTSPLYTLKTVFDPAHGLMLSPENLLGIVSLIFWGLTLIVSLKYVTLVLRADNRGEGGIMALMALVLSSVSRLSRWHFPLMVIGVFGATLFYGDSVITPAISVLSAIEGLEVATPAFSPYVVPLTIVVLVALYSVQSHGTAGIGRYFAPIMVLWFAALAGMGVVNIIKSPAILAALNPLHAATFLMNNGFVAFVALGAVVLALTGAEALYADMGHFGKKPIRLAWFLIAFPALALNYLGQGGLLLAHPEAVTNPFYQQLGAWSVYPLVILSTMATVIASQATISGTFSMTKQAIALGFLPRMRVRHTSESEIGQIYIPAVNWLQLAVVLLAVIGFGSSENLAAAYGIAVTATMLSTTILTFFVIRYRWKMNLALCWAATGFFLIIDVNLVSATALKLFHGGWFPLLLGSILFIVMLTWKRGRQLVFQNLEKHAIPLDDFLSSLFIAPPLRVPGTAIFLRGETDGVPHALLHNLLHNKVLHERVIFLTVFMHEEPWVAPSERVRVVDLGHQCYQVNVHYGFKDEPDIPSALAQCAQQGLDFEMMETSFFIARQTIISTPGAGMMPWREHLFVTMSRNARTAADYYQIPSNRVIELGTQVEI; this comes from the coding sequence TTGACGTCGGAACATAAAAAAAGCGGCCTGGCCGGCATGACCCTGGCGGCCGTAGGCATCGTTTACGGCGATATCGGCACCAGTCCGCTGTACACCTTGAAGACCGTCTTCGACCCGGCCCACGGCCTGATGCTCTCGCCCGAGAACTTGCTGGGCATCGTCTCGCTGATCTTCTGGGGCCTGACCCTGATCGTCTCGCTCAAGTACGTGACTCTGGTGTTGCGCGCCGATAACCGCGGCGAGGGCGGCATCATGGCCCTGATGGCGCTGGTGCTGTCGTCCGTCAGCCGCCTGTCGCGCTGGCATTTCCCGCTGATGGTGATCGGCGTCTTCGGCGCCACCCTGTTCTATGGCGACAGCGTGATCACGCCGGCCATCTCCGTGCTGTCGGCCATCGAAGGCCTGGAAGTGGCCACGCCCGCCTTCAGTCCGTACGTGGTACCGCTGACGATCGTCGTGCTGGTGGCGCTGTACTCGGTGCAATCGCACGGCACGGCCGGCATCGGCCGCTATTTTGCGCCCATCATGGTGCTGTGGTTTGCCGCGCTGGCCGGCATGGGCGTGGTCAACATCATCAAGTCGCCAGCCATCCTGGCCGCGCTCAATCCCCTGCACGCGGCCACTTTCCTGATGAATAACGGCTTCGTTGCCTTCGTTGCCCTGGGCGCCGTGGTGCTGGCGCTGACGGGCGCCGAGGCGCTGTACGCCGACATGGGCCATTTCGGCAAGAAGCCGATCCGCCTGGCCTGGTTCCTGATCGCCTTTCCCGCGCTGGCGCTGAATTACCTGGGCCAGGGCGGCTTGCTGCTCGCGCATCCGGAAGCCGTCACGAATCCGTTTTACCAGCAGCTGGGCGCGTGGAGCGTGTACCCGCTGGTGATCCTGTCGACCATGGCCACCGTGATCGCCTCGCAGGCAACCATTTCCGGCACCTTCTCGATGACCAAGCAGGCGATCGCGCTGGGCTTCTTGCCGCGCATGCGCGTGCGCCACACGTCGGAAAGCGAAATCGGGCAGATCTACATCCCCGCCGTGAACTGGCTGCAACTGGCCGTGGTGCTGCTGGCCGTCATCGGCTTCGGTTCTTCGGAAAACCTGGCCGCCGCCTACGGTATCGCCGTGACGGCCACCATGCTGTCGACCACGATCCTGACGTTCTTCGTCATCCGCTACCGCTGGAAGATGAACCTGGCCCTGTGCTGGGCCGCCACGGGCTTTTTCCTGATCATCGACGTCAACCTGGTGTCGGCAACTGCCCTGAAACTGTTCCATGGCGGCTGGTTCCCGCTGCTGCTGGGCTCGATTTTGTTCATCGTCATGCTGACCTGGAAGCGCGGCCGCCAGCTGGTGTTTCAGAACCTGGAAAAGCATGCGATCCCGCTCGACGATTTCCTTTCGTCGCTGTTCATCGCGCCGCCGCTGCGCGTGCCGGGCACGGCCATTTTCCTGCGCGGCGAAACGGATGGCGTGCCGCATGCGCTGCTGCATAACTTGCTGCACAACAAGGTGTTGCATGAGCGCGTCATTTTCCTCACCGTCTTCATGCATGAAGAGCCGTGGGTGGCGCCATCGGAGCGCGTGCGCGTGGTGGACCTGGGCCATCAGTGCTACCAGGTCAATGTGCATTACGGCTTCAAGGATGAACCGGACATTCCGTCCGCGCTGGCCCAGTGCGCGCAGCAGGGACTGGATTTCGAGATGATGGAAACGTCGTTCTTCATCGCGCGCCAGACCATCATTTCGACGCCGGGCGCCGGCATGATGCCGTGGCGCGAGCACCTGTTCGTCACCATGTCGCGCAATGCGCGCACGGCGGCCGACTACTATCAGATCCCGAGCAACCGGGTGATCGAACTGGGCACGCAGGTGGAAATCTAG
- a CDS encoding FKBP-type peptidyl-prolyl cis-trans isomerase gives MKSVFQMIATLACAVALTACGAAANTEKPVVLDPNTQVKELTITDPVVGTGTAAAAGDTLLVTYTGWLYDASKPGNKGVQFDANQTGAGFSFPLGIGQVILGWDRGLVGMKVGGTRVLAIPYDLGYGKAGSAPKIPGYAGLLFEIKLVSVTKK, from the coding sequence ATGAAATCGGTATTTCAAATGATCGCCACCCTCGCTTGTGCCGTGGCCCTGACCGCTTGCGGTGCTGCTGCCAACACCGAGAAGCCGGTCGTGCTCGACCCGAATACGCAAGTGAAAGAACTGACCATTACCGATCCGGTGGTCGGCACCGGTACGGCAGCGGCGGCGGGCGACACCCTGCTGGTGACTTACACGGGCTGGCTGTATGACGCAAGCAAGCCGGGCAACAAGGGCGTGCAGTTCGATGCGAACCAGACTGGCGCCGGTTTTAGTTTCCCTCTCGGTATCGGCCAGGTCATCCTGGGCTGGGACCGCGGCCTGGTCGGCATGAAGGTCGGCGGCACGCGCGTGCTGGCCATTCCGTATGACCTCGGTTATGGCAAGGCGGGCAGCGCGCCGAAGATTCCTGGCTATGCCGGCTTGCTGTTCGAGATCAAGCTGGTGAGCGTGACGAAAAAGTAG
- a CDS encoding diphthine--ammonia ligase — translation MTTALISWSGGKDSCLALWRARNAGMDVPLLITAMDEDGRKSRSHGVPPELLAAQAASLGARLQRYHASWASYEEQFIAMLRAAKAEGIDHALFGDIDLQPHRDWEEKVCAVAGLTAHLPLWGGDRRALVDEFLAAGFKAIVVCINGRHLPRAFCGREFDASFLADLPPGVDACGENGEFHTFVYDGPAFSAPVALRRTQVLQYDAPANLGGATYYFQELAPPKA, via the coding sequence ATGACGACGGCCCTGATTTCCTGGAGCGGCGGCAAGGATTCCTGCCTGGCCCTGTGGCGCGCGCGCAACGCCGGCATGGACGTGCCGCTGTTGATCACGGCCATGGATGAAGATGGCCGCAAATCGCGCTCGCACGGCGTGCCGCCCGAGCTGCTCGCCGCGCAGGCGGCCAGCCTGGGCGCGCGCCTGCAGCGCTATCACGCCAGCTGGGCCAGCTACGAAGAGCAATTCATCGCCATGCTGCGCGCGGCCAAGGCCGAGGGCATCGATCACGCGCTGTTTGGCGACATCGACCTGCAGCCGCACCGCGACTGGGAAGAAAAAGTCTGCGCGGTCGCCGGCCTGACGGCGCACCTGCCCCTGTGGGGCGGGGATCGCCGCGCGCTGGTCGACGAATTTCTCGCCGCCGGCTTCAAGGCCATCGTCGTGTGCATCAATGGCCGGCACCTGCCGCGCGCATTTTGCGGACGCGAGTTCGACGCTTCCTTCCTCGCCGACCTGCCGCCCGGCGTCGACGCCTGCGGCGAAAACGGCGAATTCCACACCTTCGTCTACGACGGTCCCGCCTTCAGCGCACCGGTGGCGCTGCGCCGCACGCAAGTGCTGCAATATGACGCGCCGGCCAACCTGGGCGGCGCCACGTATTACTTCCAGGAGCTGGCCCCGCCCAAGGCGTAA
- a CDS encoding GNAT family N-acetyltransferase: MISWQWNTFDELGPHDLYQVLALRQRVFVIEQQCIYPDLDGHDQQAMHLLGWQTVDGQRRLAAYLRVLAPGAKYVEMSLGRVLTAPEARTTGAGKQLLTEGIARAERRHPGHAIRIGAQQYLERFYQSFGFVTVSAPYDEDGIQHVDMLRAVEQAA, translated from the coding sequence ATGATCAGCTGGCAATGGAACACGTTCGACGAACTCGGCCCCCACGATTTGTACCAGGTGCTGGCCTTGCGCCAGCGCGTGTTCGTCATCGAACAGCAGTGCATTTACCCGGACCTGGACGGCCATGACCAGCAAGCTATGCATTTGCTGGGCTGGCAAACGGTCGATGGCCAGCGTCGTCTGGCCGCCTACCTGCGCGTGCTGGCACCGGGCGCCAAGTATGTGGAAATGTCGCTGGGCCGCGTGCTGACGGCGCCCGAAGCGCGCACCACGGGCGCCGGCAAACAGCTATTGACGGAAGGCATCGCGCGCGCCGAACGCCGGCACCCCGGCCACGCCATCCGCATCGGCGCACAGCAGTATCTGGAGCGCTTCTATCAATCCTTCGGCTTTGTCACCGTCAGCGCACCGTACGACGAAGACGGCATACAGCACGTCGACATGCTGCGCGCGGTGGAGCAAGCGGCATGA
- a CDS encoding LysR family transcriptional regulator has product MDKLQAMQLFRRVAELGSFRRAADELDLSASYVSRRIGQLEQELGGRLMTRTTRQLALTETGAAYLEHCRKLLDELAQAEDMVAHSTAHVTGRLRINAPLTLGVGELAEGLADFMADWPALRLDVDLKDEYVDLAAANYDLGFRVTTALNDSSYVARHIHDYRLHICCAPAYLERHGPLREATDLTRQRCFIYSHALFGSRWPLRHAGPHSDIEVPNWVRTNNTLFMRSLILRGLGIGILPTFVCREELASGALVELFPDIERPSLALFAIYPSRQLVAPRVTRCIEHLKQWYAQRYPTPAA; this is encoded by the coding sequence ATGGATAAATTGCAGGCGATGCAGCTGTTTCGCCGCGTGGCCGAGCTGGGCAGCTTTCGCCGCGCCGCCGATGAACTGGACCTGTCGGCGTCATATGTGAGCCGGCGCATCGGCCAGCTGGAGCAGGAACTGGGCGGGCGCCTGATGACGCGCACCACGCGCCAGCTGGCCCTGACGGAAACGGGCGCCGCCTACCTCGAGCACTGCCGCAAGCTGCTCGACGAGCTGGCGCAAGCGGAAGACATGGTGGCACACTCGACGGCGCACGTGACGGGCCGCCTGCGCATCAACGCGCCGCTGACCTTGGGCGTGGGCGAGCTGGCCGAAGGCCTGGCCGATTTCATGGCCGACTGGCCAGCCTTGCGCCTGGACGTCGACCTGAAGGATGAATATGTCGACCTGGCGGCCGCCAACTACGACCTGGGCTTTCGCGTCACCACCGCGCTCAACGATTCGAGCTACGTGGCGCGCCATATCCACGACTACCGCCTGCACATCTGCTGCGCGCCCGCCTACCTGGAACGCCACGGTCCCTTGCGGGAAGCCACGGACCTGACGCGCCAGCGCTGCTTCATCTACAGTCACGCGCTGTTCGGCAGCCGCTGGCCGCTGCGCCATGCGGGACCGCACAGCGACATCGAAGTGCCGAACTGGGTCCGCACGAACAACACGCTGTTCATGCGCAGCCTGATCCTGCGCGGCCTGGGCATCGGCATCCTGCCCACCTTTGTCTGCCGCGAGGAACTGGCCAGCGGCGCCCTGGTCGAGCTGTTTCCGGACATCGAGCGGCCCAGTCTGGCGCTGTTCGCCATCTATCCGTCGCGCCAGCTGGTCGCGCCCCGCGTGACGCGCTGCATCGAGCACCTGAAGCAGTGGTATGCGCAGCGCTATCCCACGCCGGCCGCGTGA
- a CDS encoding type 1 glutamine amidotransferase domain-containing protein — MKKLLISSLLLAAFSNAQAAEVLVVLSDANHLELRDGKVFSTGFYLNELMQPVKKLLDAGHTVTFATPQGKAPTLDASSDTVDYFGGDAAAHAAHKALLDQLALTVPGRSPVISLKRVEQIGYGHYAAVLVPGGHAPMQDLLKDASLGALLRQFHADGKPTALLCHGPIALLSALPQAAAFAAALEAGRTPAKPADWIYSGYRMTVISNQEELAAQGALKGGTMKFYPQSGLQAAGARYVQNQAPWTSNVVVDRELITGQNPASAPALADKLLQALR; from the coding sequence ATGAAAAAATTACTGATCAGCAGCCTGTTGCTCGCCGCCTTTTCCAACGCCCAGGCGGCCGAGGTCCTCGTCGTGCTGTCGGACGCCAATCACCTCGAGCTGCGCGACGGCAAGGTCTTTTCGACGGGTTTTTATCTGAATGAACTGATGCAGCCCGTGAAAAAGCTGCTCGACGCGGGCCACACGGTGACGTTCGCCACGCCGCAGGGCAAGGCGCCCACCCTGGACGCCAGTTCGGATACGGTCGATTACTTTGGCGGCGACGCCGCCGCGCACGCGGCGCACAAGGCGCTGCTGGATCAGCTGGCGCTGACGGTGCCGGGCCGCTCGCCCGTGATCAGCCTGAAGCGCGTGGAACAGATCGGTTATGGCCACTACGCGGCCGTGCTGGTGCCGGGCGGCCACGCACCGATGCAGGATCTGTTGAAGGATGCCAGCCTGGGCGCCTTGCTGCGCCAGTTCCACGCGGATGGCAAGCCGACGGCGCTGCTGTGCCATGGCCCCATCGCCCTGCTGTCGGCCTTGCCGCAGGCGGCAGCGTTTGCGGCCGCGCTGGAAGCGGGCCGCACGCCTGCCAAGCCGGCGGACTGGATCTACAGCGGCTACCGCATGACGGTGATCAGCAATCAGGAAGAACTGGCGGCGCAAGGCGCGCTGAAGGGCGGAACGATGAAGTTCTATCCGCAGTCGGGCTTGCAGGCGGCCGGCGCGCGGTATGTGCAGAACCAGGCGCCGTGGACCAGCAACGTCGTGGTCGACCGCGAACTGATCACGGGACAGAATCCCGCCTCGGCGCCGGCCCTGGCGGACAAGCTGCTGCAGGCGCTGCGCTAA
- a CDS encoding organic hydroperoxide resistance protein, protein MSIKQVLYRAQATATGGREGRAVSSDNVLDVKLTTPKELGGNGAVGTNPEQLFAAGYSACFIGAMKFVGGRDKIAVPADLSIEGNVGIGAIETGFGIEVELKISLPGMERAAAEALVAAAHIVCPYSNATRGNIDVTLTIV, encoded by the coding sequence ATGTCGATCAAACAAGTCCTGTACCGCGCTCAAGCCACCGCCACCGGAGGCCGCGAAGGCCGTGCCGTGTCGTCCGACAATGTGCTGGACGTCAAGCTGACCACGCCAAAAGAACTGGGCGGCAATGGCGCCGTCGGTACCAATCCGGAACAACTGTTCGCCGCCGGCTACTCGGCCTGCTTCATCGGCGCCATGAAATTCGTCGGCGGCCGCGACAAGATCGCCGTACCAGCGGACCTGTCCATCGAAGGCAACGTCGGCATCGGTGCCATCGAAACGGGCTTCGGCATCGAAGTGGAACTGAAAATCTCGCTGCCAGGCATGGAACGCGCCGCCGCCGAAGCACTGGTCGCCGCCGCCCACATCGTCTGCCCATACTCGAACGCCACGCGCGGCAACATCGACGTCACCCTGACGATCGTCTAA
- a CDS encoding histidine kinase, with translation MTSLFFILRITVATMLTYIIATAILVENFLRYIFGNTEGFFVIVGALLASAVITNAFSHVRRVRLIAGAVNAGTLSSRQRRQIEIPFEAGETFDMIDAAIRELPGSEVVESARDSLQVQARVRRAAPYTHTGLPRMRVLGFLEPRPNQILATVTPNGEAGSVTLICEPARNAWTDWFLVDHGSNLENAEAVTRAMTRRVAQRRRGEQAEARQTVTEKELTVAKLSLLHAQVEPHFLYNTLASAQLLTRSDPVRADEMLGNLILYLRHSLPRTEQAMSTLGTELERARAYLDILKIRMGGRLNLQIEVPQYLRQVELPPMMLQTLVENAIKHGLEPKSGGGTIWIMARSGDGTVIVTVADDGKGFSDDGAGTGIGLRNVRERLRLTYGNAAAFAIVANFPDGVTATITVPDSTAQGVSYASA, from the coding sequence ATGACTAGCCTCTTCTTTATCCTGCGCATCACCGTGGCCACGATGCTCACCTACATCATCGCCACGGCGATCCTGGTCGAGAACTTCCTGCGCTATATCTTCGGGAATACGGAAGGCTTCTTTGTCATCGTCGGCGCGCTGCTGGCCAGCGCCGTCATCACGAATGCGTTTTCGCACGTGCGGCGCGTGCGCCTGATCGCCGGCGCCGTCAATGCCGGCACCCTGTCGAGCCGCCAGCGGCGCCAGATCGAGATCCCGTTCGAAGCGGGCGAAACGTTCGACATGATCGACGCGGCCATCCGCGAATTGCCGGGCAGCGAAGTGGTCGAAAGCGCGCGCGACAGCCTGCAGGTGCAGGCTAGAGTGCGCCGCGCCGCGCCCTATACGCACACGGGTTTGCCCCGCATGCGCGTGCTCGGTTTCCTCGAGCCGCGGCCGAACCAGATCCTCGCCACCGTCACGCCGAATGGCGAGGCGGGCAGCGTGACCCTGATCTGCGAACCGGCGCGCAATGCCTGGACCGACTGGTTCCTCGTCGACCATGGCAGCAACCTGGAAAACGCGGAAGCGGTGACGCGGGCGATGACGCGCCGCGTGGCGCAGCGCCGGCGCGGCGAGCAGGCCGAGGCGCGCCAGACGGTGACGGAAAAGGAACTCACGGTGGCCAAGCTGAGCCTGCTGCATGCGCAGGTCGAGCCGCACTTCCTGTACAACACCCTGGCCAGCGCGCAGCTGCTCACGCGCAGCGACCCCGTGCGCGCCGATGAAATGCTGGGCAACCTGATTTTGTACCTGCGCCACTCGCTGCCACGCACGGAGCAAGCGATGTCGACCCTGGGCACGGAGCTGGAACGGGCGCGCGCCTATCTCGATATTTTGAAAATCCGCATGGGCGGGCGTTTGAACCTGCAGATCGAAGTGCCGCAATACCTGCGTCAGGTGGAGCTGCCGCCGATGATGCTGCAAACCCTGGTGGAAAACGCCATCAAGCATGGCCTGGAGCCGAAAAGCGGCGGCGGCACCATCTGGATCATGGCGCGCAGCGGCGATGGCACGGTGATCGTCACGGTGGCCGACGACGGCAAGGGTTTCAGCGACGATGGTGCCGGCACGGGCATCGGCCTGCGCAATGTGCGCGAACGCCTGCGCCTGACCTACGGCAATGCCGCCGCGTTTGCCATTGTCGCCAATTTTCCCGATGGCGTGACAGCCACCATCACGGTGCCGGACAGCACGGCGCAAGGAGTGTCGTATGCATCAGCCTGA
- a CDS encoding LytTR family DNA-binding domain-containing protein: MHQPEMTCVIAEDETLLRDALVALLTEEWPYLRIVAACDDGGTALEAIATHKPDVAFLDIRMPGLTGLEVAAGALEASPATQVVFVTAYDQYAIDAFDKGAVDYLLKPIGRERLQATLQRVQARAGKARAGDGGLAGLLQQLSSALPAAAKSPPLVWLTASSGKDTRLIMVEDIAYFQSDTKYTAVMTADGEALLRKPIRELLDVLDPAIFKQIHRSTIVNMKMVASVTRDEVGRGALRLKTRPETLAVSQPFMALFRNM, translated from the coding sequence ATGCATCAGCCTGAGATGACTTGCGTCATTGCCGAAGATGAAACCCTGCTGCGCGACGCGCTCGTGGCCCTGCTGACCGAAGAGTGGCCCTACTTGCGCATCGTCGCCGCCTGCGACGACGGCGGCACGGCGCTCGAGGCCATCGCCACGCACAAGCCCGACGTCGCCTTCCTCGATATCCGCATGCCGGGCCTGACGGGGCTGGAAGTGGCGGCCGGCGCGCTCGAAGCGAGTCCCGCCACGCAGGTGGTGTTCGTCACGGCCTACGACCAGTACGCGATCGATGCCTTCGACAAGGGCGCCGTCGATTATCTGTTGAAACCGATTGGACGCGAGCGCCTGCAAGCGACCCTGCAGCGTGTGCAGGCGCGGGCCGGCAAGGCCCGGGCGGGCGACGGCGGGCTGGCCGGCTTGCTGCAGCAATTGAGCAGCGCCTTGCCTGCGGCCGCCAAGTCGCCGCCGCTGGTGTGGCTGACGGCCAGCAGCGGCAAGGATACGCGGCTGATCATGGTGGAAGACATCGCCTATTTTCAGTCCGATACCAAGTACACGGCCGTCATGACGGCGGACGGCGAGGCGCTGCTGCGCAAGCCGATCCGCGAACTGCTCGACGTGCTCGATCCTGCCATCTTCAAGCAGATCCACCGCTCCACCATCGTCAACATGAAGATGGTGGCGTCAGTGACGCGCGACGAGGTGGGACGCGGCGCCTTGCGCCTCAAGACGCGGCCGGAAACGCTGGCCGTGAGCCAGCCGTTTATGGCGCTGTTCCGGAATATGTAG
- a CDS encoding PEP-CTERM sorting domain-containing protein (PEP-CTERM proteins occur, often in large numbers, in the proteomes of bacteria that also encode an exosortase, a predicted intramembrane cysteine proteinase. The presence of a PEP-CTERM domain at a protein's C-terminus predicts cleavage within the sorting domain, followed by covalent anchoring to some some component of the (usually Gram-negative) cell surface. Many PEP-CTERM proteins exhibit an unusual sequence composition that includes large numbers of potential glycosylation sites. Expression of one such protein has been shown restore the ability of a bacterium to form floc, a type of biofilm.), translated as MKKNLLCAALLVAGISTVHAQPTTWDFTYRGFVDAATGVFDSRREFGGSFVGEDSNQDGVIVLDELSYFSSGGYLFFPVTPGSYGCNTSSYLRCEVKNFSYTLTGKLQYEARTYGYDEGSMSWYSNDVIGSHLLRGGGDFMRGTRWENRYNWSDQTTFTISPAPVPEPTVALMLPAGLALMYLARVRRRKTSA; from the coding sequence ATGAAAAAGAACCTGTTGTGCGCCGCCTTACTTGTCGCCGGAATATCTACTGTCCATGCGCAGCCGACGACGTGGGATTTTACTTATCGAGGCTTTGTCGACGCGGCTACCGGCGTATTCGATTCTCGCCGGGAGTTCGGGGGCAGTTTTGTCGGGGAGGACAGTAATCAGGACGGTGTGATTGTGTTGGATGAGTTGAGCTATTTCAGCTCCGGGGGCTACCTGTTTTTCCCTGTCACGCCAGGCAGCTATGGATGCAATACTTCCTCCTACCTCCGGTGTGAAGTAAAAAATTTCAGTTATACACTGACAGGTAAACTTCAATATGAAGCCAGGACCTACGGCTATGACGAAGGTTCCATGTCCTGGTATAGCAATGACGTTATCGGCAGTCACCTCCTCCGCGGTGGAGGAGATTTTATGCGGGGCACAAGATGGGAAAATCGTTATAACTGGTCCGATCAGACGACCTTCACGATTTCCCCGGCGCCCGTTCCTGAGCCAACGGTCGCGTTGATGCTGCCCGCCGGCCTGGCACTCATGTACCTTGCGCGGGTACGCCGCCGTAAGACTTCAGCATAA
- a CDS encoding histone deacetylase family protein, translating into MLTFYNELHGQHRGRFEMFRGTMVPCFETPERADMVVAELGRRNLGRIVTPHGVPLTSLERIHTPRYLHFLRHAWHDWLALDPDNAGKDALPSVWPVRTLRSDIEPDDFTAKLGLYSMDNGTPLTAGTWTAAKTGADCAVNAAHALRLGERATFALTRPPGHHAGSDFFGGYCFLNNAALAAQHLLDDGARKVAILDIDYHHGNGTQSIFYQRDDVLFASIHADPRNEYPFYLGHADETGSGAGLGYNVNLPLPAGSTTASWFAALETACLRINMYAPDALVVSLGVDTFAGDPLSHFALQSGDYLRVGERLAHLNLPTAFILEGGYAVKEIGINVVNVLEGFETAE; encoded by the coding sequence ATGCTGACCTTCTACAATGAATTGCACGGCCAGCACCGGGGCCGCTTCGAGATGTTTCGCGGGACCATGGTGCCCTGCTTCGAGACGCCCGAACGGGCCGACATGGTGGTGGCCGAGCTGGGACGGCGCAACCTGGGCCGCATCGTCACGCCGCACGGCGTGCCGCTGACGTCGTTAGAGCGCATCCACACGCCCCGTTACCTGCATTTTTTGCGCCACGCCTGGCATGACTGGCTGGCGCTCGACCCCGACAACGCGGGCAAGGATGCACTGCCATCCGTGTGGCCCGTGCGCACCTTGCGCAGCGATATCGAACCGGACGACTTCACGGCCAAGCTGGGCCTGTACTCGATGGACAACGGCACGCCGCTGACGGCCGGCACGTGGACGGCGGCCAAGACGGGCGCCGACTGCGCCGTCAACGCGGCCCACGCGCTGCGCCTGGGCGAGCGCGCCACGTTCGCCCTCACGCGCCCACCGGGCCACCACGCGGGCAGCGACTTTTTTGGCGGCTACTGTTTTCTGAACAACGCGGCCCTGGCCGCACAGCATTTGCTCGACGATGGCGCCCGCAAGGTCGCCATCCTCGATATCGACTACCACCACGGCAACGGCACCCAAAGCATCTTTTACCAGCGCGACGACGTGCTGTTCGCCTCCATCCACGCCGACCCGCGCAATGAGTATCCATTTTATCTGGGCCACGCCGACGAGACGGGCAGCGGCGCGGGGCTCGGCTACAACGTCAACCTGCCGCTGCCGGCCGGCAGCACCACGGCCAGCTGGTTCGCCGCGCTGGAAACGGCCTGCCTGCGCATCAATATGTACGCGCCCGACGCGCTGGTGGTGTCGCTCGGTGTCGACACCTTCGCCGGCGACCCGCTATCGCACTTCGCCCTGCAAAGCGGCGACTACCTGCGCGTGGGCGAGCGCCTCGCGCACCTGAACCTGCCCACCGCCTTCATCCTCGAAGGCGGCTATGCGGTGAAGGAAATCGGCATCAATGTCGTCAATGTGCTCGAAGGGTTCGAGACGGCGGAATAG